One window of Nymphaea colorata isolate Beijing-Zhang1983 chromosome 1, ASM883128v2, whole genome shotgun sequence genomic DNA carries:
- the LOC116250124 gene encoding DNA-directed RNA polymerase V subunit 7-like, which yields MFFEVEMQRNVIVPADQMYTGLLLQRAIIIQLLEDIADMHASGEHGYFLAVTKLKKCDRGRVRDLTGEVVFTVVFDCLTFKPVKGEILQGVADRILKHGVMLKCGPVDKIFISQKMMKDFRFIQGENPIFINNDNLKLEKDGTIRFKVIGVRWMEIEKEFRMLGSLDGDYLGPI from the coding sequence ATGTTTTTCGAGGTTGAAATGCAGAGGAATGTAATAGTCCCAGCAGATCAGATGTATACAGGTCTACTACTCCAACGAGCAATCATCATACAGCTACTAGAGGACATAGCAGATATGCATGCGAGCGGGGAGCATGGCTACTTTTTGGCCGTAACCAAATTAAAGAAATGCGATCGTGGAAGAGTGAGGGACTTGACTGGTGAAGTGGTTTTCACTGTCGTCTTCGATTGCCTCACCTTCAAACCTGTCAAAGGTGAGATATTGCAGGGTGTTGCTGATCGCATATTGAAGCATGGTGTGATGCTGAAATGTGGCCCTGTTGACAAGATCTTTATTTCACAGAAGATGATGAAAGATTTCCGTTTCATTCAGGGTGAGAATCCAATCTTCATAAACAATGACAACCTGAAGCTTGAAAAGGATGGGACAATCCGCTTCAAAGTAATTGGTGTGAGATGGATGGAGATAGAGAAGGAGTTTAGGATGTTGGGCAGCTTGGATGGTGATTACTTGGGTCCCATCTGA